In Thermodesulforhabdaceae bacterium, the following proteins share a genomic window:
- a CDS encoding ABC transporter substrate-binding protein, with translation MLKKFFLPVLFSFWLISGISLAEVEGSLSVEDFRGKKITLPKPPQRIVCLIESALSGLYMLKKQDLVVGVSRNVYENPTFLYYAHLDDRIKKRAIPAPGNWDFVNIESVVALKPDLVIIWAQQLESISLLEEKGIPVFGVFLQSEEDIYREIESLGKLTGSEERARELLAFVKEERRKMVEEVSRLPERPRVYFMWAQGKTETSCGGSTVNDLIELAGGVNICAGIKQEHVVLNLETIISANPDVIVMWSNSRLNPEDLLSDPQWQNIKAVKTRRVYELPEIFNVDLWTLKFIYAAKLMFSWLHPEAFQQSGKTLEEERNRIFRFLYDLRENDKLP, from the coding sequence ATGTTGAAGAAATTTTTCCTTCCAGTGCTGTTTTCATTCTGGCTGATTTCTGGTATTTCCCTTGCGGAAGTGGAAGGCTCCCTTTCTGTAGAAGACTTTAGAGGCAAAAAGATAACCCTTCCGAAACCGCCTCAGAGAATAGTCTGCCTTATTGAAAGTGCTCTCAGTGGACTTTACATGTTAAAAAAGCAGGATCTTGTGGTGGGTGTTTCCAGAAATGTTTATGAAAATCCGACCTTTCTTTATTATGCCCATCTCGACGATCGAATAAAGAAAAGAGCTATTCCTGCACCCGGCAACTGGGATTTTGTTAACATTGAAAGTGTTGTAGCCCTTAAGCCCGATCTTGTGATTATCTGGGCTCAGCAGCTTGAATCCATTTCGCTTCTAGAGGAAAAGGGTATTCCTGTTTTTGGAGTATTTCTTCAGAGCGAAGAAGACATTTACAGAGAAATAGAAAGCCTGGGAAAGCTTACGGGTAGCGAAGAAAGAGCCAGGGAACTGCTGGCGTTCGTTAAAGAAGAACGGCGTAAAATGGTGGAAGAAGTTTCTCGCCTTCCCGAAAGACCCAGGGTTTACTTTATGTGGGCTCAGGGCAAAACGGAAACTTCCTGTGGCGGAAGCACCGTAAACGATCTTATTGAACTGGCAGGCGGTGTTAATATATGTGCCGGAATAAAACAGGAACATGTGGTTTTAAATCTTGAGACGATCATATCGGCAAATCCCGATGTCATAGTTATGTGGTCCAACAGCCGCCTCAACCCGGAAGATCTATTGTCGGATCCTCAATGGCAAAACATAAAGGCTGTAAAGACCCGAAGGGTTTACGAACTACCCGAGATATTCAATGTAGATCTGTGGACTCTCAAATTTATTTATGCGGCAAAGCTCATGTTTTCCTGGCTTCATCCCGAAGCGTTTCAGCAGTCTGGTAAGACTTTAGAAGAAGAAAGAAATCGTATATTTCGGTTTCTCTACGACCTTCGAGAAAATGATAAACTGCCATGA
- a CDS encoding iron ABC transporter permease has translation MKKVWLFLLCFFSFLGALLIGPSDLFTPWDVIRWAFKPSSVDPVTGESIKTIVVDIRLPRAIIAFFTGAALSISGNSLQNIFKNPLVCPYVLGLSSGAAFGAALALATGFHPTIFAFLFGLGAVALSYFIALYGKHFSTMSLILGGIIVSGLFTAGLTFVQFLTDPFRLQTIVHWTMGNLHNSNWPKVWASVPWIALGSLFLYLKRWHLNGLALGDEEAESVGLNPTIEKLLIVIFSTVAAASSVSVAGIIGMVGLAVPHMVRLLEGADNRKVQPSCFILGGCFLLLVDIFSRSVTDFELPVGIFTTLIGTPLFVYLLKKQKIMVMSSDL, from the coding sequence ATGAAAAAGGTATGGCTTTTTCTTCTCTGCTTTTTTTCTTTCCTTGGAGCACTTCTTATCGGTCCTTCCGATTTGTTTACTCCCTGGGATGTTATCCGATGGGCTTTTAAGCCTTCTTCCGTTGATCCAGTCACAGGGGAGTCCATAAAAACCATAGTTGTGGATATTCGACTGCCCCGGGCGATAATAGCTTTTTTTACAGGGGCAGCCCTTTCCATATCGGGCAATTCCTTGCAGAATATCTTCAAGAATCCCCTCGTATGCCCTTATGTTTTAGGGCTTTCTTCAGGAGCAGCCTTTGGCGCCGCTCTTGCTCTTGCCACAGGGTTTCATCCCACAATCTTTGCTTTTCTATTCGGTCTTGGGGCTGTAGCCCTGAGTTACTTCATAGCTCTTTATGGAAAACACTTTTCAACCATGTCTCTCATTCTGGGAGGCATTATCGTATCGGGCTTATTCACGGCAGGCCTTACTTTTGTTCAGTTTCTTACCGATCCTTTCAGGCTTCAAACCATAGTTCACTGGACCATGGGAAACCTTCACAATTCTAATTGGCCGAAGGTATGGGCTTCTGTTCCCTGGATAGCTCTTGGCTCTCTCTTTCTTTATCTTAAACGGTGGCACCTGAACGGGCTTGCCCTCGGTGATGAAGAAGCTGAAAGCGTCGGTCTGAACCCCACCATTGAAAAACTTTTAATTGTGATTTTTTCTACTGTCGCAGCTGCTTCTTCCGTTTCTGTGGCAGGGATTATAGGCATGGTGGGGCTTGCGGTTCCCCACATGGTAAGACTTCTGGAAGGAGCTGACAACAGGAAGGTTCAACCGAGCTGCTTCATCCTGGGAGGCTGCTTTTTGCTCCTGGTGGACATTTTTTCAAGAAGCGTTACCGACTTCGAACTTCCCGTGGGTATTTTTACCACCCTCATAGGGACTCCTTTGTTTGTCTATCTTTTGAAAAAACAAAAAATTATGGTTATGAGTTCCGACCTATGA